The following coding sequences lie in one Desulfurispira natronophila genomic window:
- the uvrA gene encoding excinuclease ABC subunit UvrA → MAQEYITVKGAREHNLKNVNLQIPRDRLVVITGVSGSGKSTLAFDTIFAEGQRRYVESLSAYARQFLEQMDKPDVDAIEGLSPAISIEQKSISRNPRSTVATITEIYDYLRLLYARAGTPHCHSCGKELCSQTVQQMVDAVCQRQPGSRLMIMSPVVRSRKGEYRKLLEDLKKKGFARVRLDGDVLDIDAAMDVKLDKKVKHSIDIVVDRVIVKEGIGRRVTDSVETALQYSEGLLLVVDREGGEVLMSESASCHDCGISMPDLEPRLFSFNSPEGACPNCSGLGASLELDEGLIVPNEALSVQEGAIVPWAHKSSAHFWKTLEMVGKHYDIPMCRPWAELSEVHRHILLYGTKEKIPQPSAGKYRRIVQSRFAGVVGYLQNLYAETSVAYIRDYVQRFMRERPCPSCSGQRLNPAVLGVTVAGSNIAQFTSMNIGRALEFARKIYFEDHRQVIAQRILREICERLSFLNDVGLDYLELSRKGSTLSGGESQRIRLATQIGSKLMGVLYILDEPSIGLHQRDNDKLIATLKGLRDNGNTVIVVEHDEDTIRQADFVVDMGPHAGRRGGEVVVAGTPDEVTRCTGSLTGQYLAGTQQISIPPCRRTGDGFLQLRGARGNNLQGVDVRIPLETLTLVTGVSGSGKSTLVIDTLLPALASALRSEGAGSGSPYEQMVIDSQRLKKVIAIDQSPIGRTPRSNPATYAGVFTHIRELFANAPEAKKRGYKPGRFSFNVKGGRCEACQGDGTIKIEMHFLPDLFVTCETCKGRRFNRDTLDVTFKGKSIADVLDMTVNMAHEFFENIPKIQQKLQTVRDVGLGYIKLGQAATTLSGGEAQRVKLSKELSRRTSGDTVYILDEPTTGLHFHDIRQLLGVLNRLVDLGNTVIVIEHNLDMIKCADYIVDLGPEGGNRGGEILFSGTPEALCEVETSHTAHYLRKLLAAVV, encoded by the coding sequence GTGGCTCAGGAATATATTACGGTTAAGGGTGCACGCGAACATAATCTAAAAAATGTCAACCTGCAGATTCCCAGGGACCGGCTGGTGGTTATTACCGGTGTCAGTGGCAGTGGCAAGTCCACCTTGGCATTCGACACCATTTTTGCTGAAGGGCAAAGGCGCTATGTCGAATCTCTTTCCGCCTATGCCCGTCAGTTTCTGGAGCAAATGGACAAACCCGATGTCGATGCTATCGAGGGTCTCAGTCCCGCCATCAGTATCGAGCAGAAAAGTATCTCTCGCAATCCTCGCTCCACCGTAGCAACTATTACCGAGATATACGATTACCTGCGTTTGCTTTACGCGCGAGCCGGTACCCCTCACTGCCACAGTTGCGGCAAGGAGCTTTGCTCCCAGACCGTACAGCAGATGGTAGATGCGGTTTGTCAGCGTCAGCCTGGCAGCCGCCTCATGATAATGAGTCCAGTGGTGCGCTCTCGAAAGGGCGAGTATCGCAAGCTGCTGGAGGATCTGAAAAAAAAGGGTTTTGCTCGGGTGCGCCTGGATGGGGATGTGCTGGATATTGATGCTGCAATGGATGTGAAGCTGGATAAGAAAGTGAAACACTCCATTGATATTGTCGTCGACCGTGTGATCGTTAAGGAGGGGATAGGGCGTCGCGTTACCGACAGCGTGGAAACCGCCCTGCAGTACAGTGAGGGGCTGCTGCTGGTGGTTGACCGGGAGGGTGGTGAAGTGCTGATGAGCGAATCCGCATCCTGTCACGACTGTGGCATCAGTATGCCGGACCTGGAGCCTCGTCTTTTTTCTTTTAACTCGCCGGAGGGTGCTTGCCCTAACTGCAGTGGCTTGGGCGCCTCCCTTGAGCTTGACGAGGGACTTATTGTTCCCAATGAGGCGCTGAGTGTCCAGGAGGGTGCCATTGTCCCCTGGGCTCACAAGAGTTCTGCCCACTTCTGGAAGACGCTGGAGATGGTTGGCAAGCACTACGATATACCAATGTGCCGGCCTTGGGCCGAGCTCAGTGAGGTTCACCGTCATATTCTTCTCTACGGTACCAAGGAGAAGATTCCCCAGCCATCTGCCGGCAAGTATCGCCGTATTGTGCAGTCTCGATTTGCTGGTGTTGTGGGTTATCTGCAAAACCTCTATGCGGAAACCTCCGTTGCCTACATAAGAGACTATGTGCAGCGTTTTATGCGGGAACGCCCCTGTCCGTCCTGTAGCGGTCAGCGGCTCAACCCGGCGGTGTTGGGAGTGACGGTGGCCGGGAGTAACATTGCCCAGTTCACTTCCATGAATATCGGCAGAGCTCTGGAGTTTGCCCGGAAGATATACTTTGAAGATCATCGCCAGGTGATAGCCCAGCGTATTCTTCGCGAGATCTGTGAGCGGTTGAGTTTTCTCAACGACGTTGGTCTGGATTACCTGGAGTTAAGTCGCAAGGGCAGCACTCTTTCCGGCGGCGAATCCCAGCGTATACGGCTGGCTACCCAGATCGGTTCCAAGCTTATGGGAGTACTCTACATTTTGGACGAACCCAGTATCGGCCTGCACCAGCGTGATAACGACAAACTCATTGCCACCCTGAAAGGGCTGCGGGACAATGGTAATACCGTCATCGTGGTGGAACACGACGAAGACACCATCCGCCAGGCGGACTTTGTAGTTGACATGGGGCCCCATGCTGGCAGGCGCGGCGGAGAAGTCGTGGTGGCGGGAACACCGGATGAGGTCACCCGCTGTACCGGCAGTCTCACTGGCCAATACCTGGCGGGCACACAACAGATCAGCATTCCCCCATGCCGTCGCACCGGTGATGGATTTTTGCAGCTGCGAGGTGCCCGCGGAAACAATTTGCAAGGGGTTGATGTGCGCATCCCCCTGGAGACCCTGACCCTGGTTACGGGTGTCAGTGGCAGTGGAAAGTCCACACTGGTGATAGATACCCTGTTGCCGGCACTGGCATCGGCCCTGCGCAGCGAAGGAGCCGGTAGTGGGAGCCCCTATGAACAAATGGTTATTGATAGTCAGCGTCTGAAAAAGGTTATTGCCATAGATCAAAGCCCTATTGGGCGCACCCCCCGGTCCAACCCTGCCACCTATGCCGGGGTCTTCACTCACATTCGGGAGCTCTTTGCCAATGCCCCCGAAGCCAAGAAACGAGGTTACAAGCCGGGTCGCTTCTCCTTCAATGTCAAAGGGGGCCGCTGTGAAGCCTGCCAGGGCGACGGTACCATTAAAATTGAGATGCACTTTTTGCCGGATCTTTTCGTCACTTGCGAAACCTGCAAGGGTCGGCGCTTCAACCGGGATACCCTGGATGTGACCTTCAAGGGCAAGAGTATCGCCGATGTGCTGGATATGACGGTCAACATGGCCCACGAGTTTTTTGAAAACATCCCCAAAATTCAACAAAAGTTGCAAACCGTAAGAGATGTAGGTCTTGGCTACATCAAACTGGGACAGGCCGCCACCACCCTTTCCGGCGGTGAAGCCCAGCGGGTCAAGCTCTCCAAGGAGCTAAGCCGCCGCACTTCCGGCGATACGGTCTATATTCTGGATGAACCTACCACTGGCTTGCACTTCCACGATATCCGCCAACTGCTTGGGGTGCTCAATCGCCTGGTGGATCTGGGGAATACTGTCATCGTCATCGAACATAACCTGGATATGATCAAATGTGCCGACTATATTGTTGACCTGGGACCTGAGGGAGGAAATCGGGGGGGCGAGATCCTCTTTAGTGGAACTCCTGAAGCTCTGTGCGAAGTGGAAACCTCCCACACCGCCCACTACCTGCGAAAGCTACTGGCAGCAGTGGTGTAA
- a CDS encoding transglutaminase-like domain-containing protein yields the protein MQTVLLQSHFDLHLFASMETPLLMVLRPRTVEGQWVMQDEFQVVPDITIREYLDGYGNRCQRLVLQSGTSRIHGSALVRVDARPASNPEAGFLPVQSLPDEVIRYLLPSRYCESDRLGAKAWDIARNYPPGYPQVQSIAQWLRDNIDYRPGQSMELIGALEVLKQGYGVCRDLAHLGIALCRSLSIPARFVSGYLEGLNPMDLHAWFEVWLEGGWYAFDPVQEGLDGGRLVVGAGRDGSDVPIFTQFGPPVITEDIYFDVRRTSSEE from the coding sequence ATGCAAACGGTATTGCTGCAATCGCATTTCGATCTCCATCTCTTTGCATCGATGGAGACGCCACTGCTGATGGTACTCAGGCCACGAACCGTCGAAGGTCAGTGGGTCATGCAGGATGAGTTTCAGGTCGTGCCAGATATCACTATTCGGGAATATCTGGACGGCTACGGGAATCGTTGCCAGCGACTGGTTCTGCAGTCAGGCACAAGCCGCATTCACGGTTCAGCACTTGTCCGTGTGGATGCAAGACCAGCATCAAATCCAGAGGCGGGCTTTTTGCCAGTGCAGTCCCTGCCTGACGAGGTTATTCGTTACCTGTTGCCAAGCCGTTACTGCGAATCCGACCGCTTGGGAGCAAAAGCCTGGGACATTGCTCGCAATTACCCTCCCGGCTACCCGCAGGTACAATCTATCGCCCAATGGTTGCGCGATAACATTGACTACCGACCGGGGCAAAGCATGGAACTGATTGGCGCCTTGGAAGTGCTGAAACAGGGATACGGCGTGTGTAGAGATCTCGCACACCTGGGCATTGCCCTTTGTCGTAGCCTCAGCATTCCCGCTCGATTTGTCAGTGGCTACCTGGAAGGCTTGAATCCCATGGACCTTCACGCCTGGTTCGAGGTTTGGCTGGAAGGTGGCTGGTATGCCTTTGACCCCGTTCAGGAGGGGCTCGATGGCGGACGCCTTGTGGTGGGTGCCGGCCGGGACGGCTCAGATGTCCCCATCTTTACTCAATTCGGACCGCCAGTGATCACCGAGGATATATACTTTGATGTGCGCCGAACCAGTAGCGAAGAGTAA
- the ffh gene encoding signal recognition particle protein, with product MFSQLQNSFQKVFKDLRGQGKISESNIQEALREVRVALLDADVNIKVVRQFIAQVKEKAMGQDVLQSLTPGQQFIKIVDEELTALMGQTHTKLHLSNTPPTVVMMCGLQGSGKTTTAGKLAASYKKQGRKVMLAGADIYRPAAVEQIRTVAEQVGVDVYAPGTHMSPVDICNEAKRLAEGRQVDLLILDTAGRLHIDDELMQELVQIKESATPDEILFVADAMTGQEAVNVASSFDERLSLSGVILTKMDSDARGGAALSIRAVLGKPIKYIGSGEKLDALEPFHPDRVASRILGMGDMLSLIEKAEGVYDEKSAKQLEQKIRSNEFTLDDFKDQLMQIKKMGSLGSLVKMIPGMGSKMGDMDVDDSQYKPVVAIIDSMTGKERKKPEIINASRRRRIAKGSGRTVQEVNRLLKQFQDMRKMMKQFTGSGAKGKGGKKQQAAMMRQLQARMPKGGMGKGQMPPFGRR from the coding sequence ATGTTCTCCCAACTCCAGAATTCCTTTCAGAAAGTCTTCAAGGACCTGCGTGGACAGGGGAAGATCAGTGAGTCCAATATTCAGGAGGCCCTGCGTGAAGTGCGGGTTGCCCTTCTGGACGCCGACGTAAACATCAAGGTGGTGCGCCAGTTCATTGCCCAGGTCAAGGAAAAGGCCATGGGGCAGGATGTCCTGCAGAGCCTGACTCCCGGGCAGCAGTTTATCAAGATTGTGGACGAAGAACTGACGGCACTTATGGGTCAGACCCACACCAAGCTTCACCTTTCCAACACACCACCTACGGTGGTGATGATGTGTGGTTTGCAGGGTAGCGGTAAAACTACAACGGCTGGCAAACTAGCGGCTTCATACAAGAAGCAGGGGCGCAAGGTCATGCTGGCGGGTGCTGATATCTATCGTCCGGCAGCGGTGGAGCAGATTCGCACAGTGGCAGAACAGGTAGGTGTTGATGTTTATGCGCCCGGTACTCATATGTCACCGGTGGATATCTGTAATGAGGCCAAGCGCCTGGCCGAAGGGCGTCAGGTTGACTTACTGATACTGGATACAGCAGGTCGCCTTCATATTGATGATGAGTTGATGCAAGAGCTCGTACAGATCAAGGAAAGTGCCACCCCTGACGAGATCCTTTTTGTGGCTGATGCCATGACGGGGCAGGAAGCGGTAAACGTAGCTTCGTCCTTTGATGAGCGTTTGAGTCTTTCTGGTGTTATCCTCACTAAAATGGATAGTGATGCCCGTGGCGGTGCCGCTCTCTCCATCCGTGCGGTGCTGGGTAAACCCATCAAGTATATCGGCAGTGGCGAGAAGCTCGATGCCCTGGAGCCCTTTCACCCTGACCGGGTAGCTTCCCGCATCCTGGGCATGGGGGATATGCTCAGCCTGATTGAAAAGGCAGAAGGGGTCTATGACGAAAAAAGCGCCAAGCAGCTGGAGCAGAAGATTCGCTCCAACGAGTTTACGTTGGATGACTTTAAAGACCAGCTGATGCAAATAAAGAAGATGGGGTCACTTGGGTCTTTGGTAAAAATGATTCCAGGCATGGGCTCTAAAATGGGCGACATGGATGTAGACGACTCACAGTACAAACCAGTGGTGGCCATTATCGACTCCATGACCGGTAAAGAGCGCAAGAAGCCAGAAATTATCAATGCCAGCCGCAGGCGGCGCATTGCCAAGGGTTCAGGGCGTACGGTCCAGGAAGTCAATCGCCTGCTCAAGCAGTTTCAGGACATGCGCAAGATGATGAAACAGTTCACTGGCTCTGGTGCCAAGGGCAAAGGTGGAAAGAAGCAGCAGGCGGCCATGATGAGGCAGCTGCAGGCCCGCATGCCAAAGGGTGGCATGGGTAAAGGCCAAATGCCCCCATTTGGTCGGCGCTAG
- the rpsP gene encoding 30S ribosomal protein S16, which translates to MAVKIRLKRLGSKKRPFYRIVAMDARTPRDGQSLQIIGTYNPTKEPAELNVDEERALYWLGVGAEPSDTARSLLSKKGVMEKFHQQKLAKKSTEAAE; encoded by the coding sequence TTGGCTGTAAAGATTAGACTTAAACGCCTGGGATCCAAGAAGCGACCCTTCTACCGAATTGTCGCCATGGATGCCCGCACCCCAAGGGATGGTCAGTCCCTGCAGATTATTGGAACCTATAACCCTACAAAAGAGCCAGCCGAATTGAATGTAGACGAAGAACGGGCTCTTTATTGGCTGGGTGTAGGTGCCGAACCAAGTGATACGGCTCGCAGCCTGTTGTCGAAAAAAGGTGTCATGGAAAAGTTTCACCAACAGAAACTTGCCAAAAAGTCAACGGAAGCCGCTGAGTAG
- a CDS encoding KH domain-containing protein encodes MKELVEYIVKSIVDYPDEVEVTETEAEKTTIVELKVASDDLGKVIGKQGRMAKALRTIVGASASKDERRLILEIIE; translated from the coding sequence ATGAAAGAACTTGTTGAATACATTGTGAAGTCCATCGTCGACTACCCCGACGAAGTGGAAGTGACGGAAACCGAAGCGGAAAAGACCACTATTGTCGAACTGAAAGTGGCATCAGATGATCTGGGTAAAGTGATCGGCAAGCAGGGTCGTATGGCCAAGGCTTTGCGCACTATTGTCGGAGCATCGGCCAGTAAAGATGAACGAAGACTGATCCTTGAAATCATTGAATAA
- the rimM gene encoding ribosome maturation factor RimM (Essential for efficient processing of 16S rRNA), whose product MKSLNNVTSIAKITKTRGLKGELQLYSLFSSPERFEGLEFMLVDGDTYEVKRCQVKGNRLMVMLEGIDNIDAAQLLVGKEACLPTDDIPRYDDEYFDFELSQLRVIDDNQQELGYLTQVIHTGGKDVYEICSPQGQTWMIPATREFVPEIDLDKGYMLVRPIAGMLDGDDAL is encoded by the coding sequence TTGAAATCATTGAATAACGTTACTTCCATAGCCAAGATAACTAAGACTCGGGGACTCAAGGGTGAGTTGCAGCTCTACTCCCTTTTCAGCTCGCCGGAGCGCTTTGAGGGCTTGGAGTTCATGCTGGTTGATGGTGACACTTACGAGGTGAAGCGCTGTCAAGTCAAGGGGAATCGCCTCATGGTAATGCTGGAAGGAATTGATAATATCGATGCCGCCCAGCTGCTTGTGGGAAAGGAAGCTTGCCTTCCCACAGACGATATTCCCCGATATGACGACGAGTACTTCGATTTCGAACTGAGCCAGCTGCGGGTTATTGACGATAACCAGCAGGAACTGGGATACTTGACACAGGTAATCCACACCGGTGGCAAGGACGTGTACGAAATCTGCTCGCCCCAAGGGCAGACCTGGATGATACCAGCAACTCGGGAATTTGTGCCGGAAATTGATCTGGACAAAGGCTACATGCTGGTACGGCCTATTGCAGGCATGCTGGATGGTGATGATGCGCTTTGA
- the trmD gene encoding tRNA (guanosine(37)-N1)-methyltransferase TrmD, whose translation MMRFDVVTLFPDMLQGLFAEGVVGRALQSDDLTLNCVNPRDFTSDVHRTVDDTRYGGGAGMLMKAPPLAQAVQSLPRRPGSRVIYLSPQGKPLTQHKVRQLAQQEQLILVCGRYEGVDQRFIDHYVDEEISIGDYVISGGELAAGVVIDSVARCIPGVVGQVQSVVEDSFFEGLLDAPHYTRPAQFEGEAVPDVLASGHHEKIEDWREQQALERTWQQRPDLLEECRLGTGQRRLLRDLLEQENLQRGQRGSNVSIALVHHPVYNKHRDTITTSVTNMDLHDISRTVRTFELDRYYVVTPVKSQHELIARITHHWTSGYGSTYNPNRKEAFDQMVVVSTLEEVRQRCSAKGERLVVTVTSANPASTSITYPQLARRIEEQRQGEHHLILFGTGWGLTDEIMAQADLVLPPIDGNGRYNHLSVRSAVAIIMDRLFRYYRQP comes from the coding sequence ATGATGCGCTTTGACGTTGTCACGCTCTTTCCTGATATGCTGCAGGGTCTCTTTGCTGAAGGGGTTGTTGGTCGGGCTCTGCAGTCTGATGACTTGACCCTGAACTGCGTCAATCCCCGGGACTTTACCAGTGATGTCCACCGCACTGTGGATGATACCCGGTACGGTGGTGGAGCAGGCATGCTGATGAAAGCTCCTCCGCTGGCTCAGGCTGTGCAGTCTCTGCCACGGCGACCAGGTTCCCGGGTTATCTACCTTTCGCCCCAGGGGAAGCCCCTGACTCAGCACAAGGTGCGGCAGCTGGCACAACAGGAGCAGCTCATACTCGTCTGTGGTCGGTACGAAGGTGTGGATCAGCGCTTTATCGATCACTATGTGGATGAGGAAATCTCCATTGGTGACTACGTCATCAGTGGTGGAGAGCTGGCAGCTGGAGTGGTTATCGACAGCGTTGCCCGCTGCATTCCCGGTGTGGTGGGGCAGGTGCAAAGTGTGGTTGAAGACTCATTTTTTGAAGGGCTTCTTGATGCCCCGCACTATACCCGTCCTGCACAGTTTGAAGGCGAAGCGGTCCCCGATGTTCTTGCCAGTGGTCATCATGAGAAGATAGAAGATTGGCGTGAGCAGCAGGCATTGGAGCGCACCTGGCAACAAAGACCAGATCTCCTGGAGGAGTGCCGGCTTGGTACTGGCCAGCGCCGCTTGCTTCGGGACTTGCTTGAGCAGGAGAATCTTCAGCGGGGACAGCGAGGCTCAAATGTAAGTATCGCGCTGGTTCATCACCCCGTGTACAACAAGCATCGAGATACCATCACGACTTCGGTCACGAACATGGATCTTCACGACATCTCCCGGACGGTTCGCACCTTTGAGTTGGATCGCTACTACGTGGTAACGCCCGTCAAGAGTCAACACGAACTTATCGCCCGTATCACCCATCACTGGACTTCGGGCTACGGGTCCACTTATAACCCGAATCGTAAAGAGGCTTTTGATCAAATGGTGGTGGTTTCAACTCTTGAGGAGGTTCGACAGCGTTGCAGCGCAAAGGGAGAGCGTTTGGTAGTTACCGTAACCAGCGCAAATCCCGCCAGCACCAGTATCACCTATCCGCAGTTGGCTCGGCGTATAGAAGAGCAGCGGCAGGGTGAGCATCATCTGATACTCTTTGGTACTGGCTGGGGGCTGACTGACGAAATCATGGCACAGGCGGATCTGGTTCTGCCACCCATAGATGGTAATGGCCGCTATAACCACCTTTCCGTTCGCAGTGCCGTGGCTATCATAATGGATCGTCTTTTTCGGTACTATCGACAACCATAA
- the rplS gene encoding 50S ribosomal protein L19 has product MNPVQLIEKEQAREMPQFKAGDTVKVHYKVVEGSKERIQVFEGVVLRLKKGGIPTFTVRKVSFGVGVERIFPLYSPKIDKLEVTKEGLVRQGRIYYLRDRRGKAARIKEKMRYNK; this is encoded by the coding sequence ATGAATCCAGTGCAACTGATTGAAAAGGAACAGGCCCGGGAAATGCCCCAGTTCAAGGCCGGTGATACCGTGAAGGTTCACTACAAGGTAGTGGAGGGCAGCAAGGAGCGCATCCAGGTCTTTGAGGGTGTTGTGTTACGGCTGAAAAAGGGGGGAATCCCGACTTTCACCGTGCGCAAGGTGTCATTTGGAGTTGGCGTAGAGCGCATCTTCCCCCTCTACTCACCCAAGATTGACAAGCTGGAGGTTACCAAAGAGGGTCTGGTTCGTCAGGGACGGATATACTATCTGCGCGATCGCCGTGGTAAAGCCGCCCGTATCAAGGAAAAAATGCGTTACAACAAGTAA
- the plsY gene encoding glycerol-3-phosphate 1-O-acyltransferase PlsY, with protein MEIILIAAGAYLLSSIPFGLIFVYLFQGTDVRRHGSGNIGATNVFRVGGAPAGLLTLLCDALKGYVPVLLAIAAFPGTYMYHIAVAVICLLGHSFSLFLRFRGGKGVATGLGVSLALLPLPTLAVAVLFALVLLVSGYVSLGSICAAVALPVVTLFTNVPHSYLFFAIAAAAFVVVRHRENIGRLLSGTENRLLWKDRGRGGT; from the coding sequence ATGGAAATTATCCTTATTGCCGCAGGAGCCTACCTCCTTAGCTCCATTCCCTTCGGTCTTATATTTGTTTACCTTTTTCAGGGCACCGATGTGCGTCGTCACGGCAGTGGCAATATTGGCGCCACTAATGTCTTTCGAGTAGGAGGGGCACCGGCTGGGCTGCTCACTTTGCTTTGTGATGCCCTCAAGGGATATGTGCCGGTGCTTTTGGCCATTGCAGCTTTTCCTGGTACCTACATGTACCACATTGCCGTAGCCGTTATTTGCTTACTGGGGCACTCCTTCAGTCTGTTTTTGCGCTTTCGCGGTGGTAAGGGCGTAGCGACAGGTTTGGGAGTGAGCCTGGCCCTGCTGCCTCTTCCGACGCTTGCGGTCGCGGTGCTTTTTGCCCTTGTGCTGCTGGTGAGTGGTTACGTGAGTCTTGGCTCTATTTGTGCGGCGGTAGCACTGCCTGTGGTGACCCTATTCACGAATGTTCCCCATTCTTATCTGTTTTTTGCTATAGCGGCAGCTGCATTCGTGGTTGTTCGGCACCGGGAGAACATTGGTCGTCTTTTATCAGGCACGGAAAACCGATTACTCTGGAAGGATCGGGGCCGGGGCGGAACATAA
- a CDS encoding bactofilin family protein gives MAIFSTERETSAGNNSHQSELTPTVIGNRDTVVGEIRAESDVFIDGKFKGDIYSKKTISVITGGNIDGTFNSDKMVISGKVQGVVRANHVVIKSGGYFEGEMAYRILIIEENGWFEGNCTLLKEDIIVEDSGPSPVAKKPMKNTSNSSSEES, from the coding sequence ATGGCGATATTCTCAACTGAACGAGAAACATCAGCAGGAAACAACTCTCACCAGAGCGAATTGACCCCCACGGTTATTGGCAACAGGGACACAGTGGTTGGCGAAATACGTGCCGAGTCTGATGTATTTATCGATGGCAAGTTCAAGGGGGATATCTATTCGAAAAAGACTATCAGTGTCATCACTGGTGGTAATATTGATGGAACCTTCAATTCTGACAAAATGGTCATTTCCGGCAAAGTACAAGGCGTTGTACGGGCTAATCACGTCGTCATCAAGAGTGGAGGCTATTTCGAAGGCGAAATGGCGTACCGCATACTTATTATCGAGGAAAATGGCTGGTTTGAAGGCAACTGTACTTTGCTAAAAGAAGATATAATTGTCGAGGACAGCGGCCCCTCTCCCGTAGCCAAGAAGCCCATGAAAAACACCAGCAATAGCTCCTCTGAGGAGTCATAG
- a CDS encoding M23 family metallopeptidase, with translation MSKVRQSIERHRKQMQKRFTSQPQVERYIYLSTSSGRGGVVERRKISRMAWIVFIYLLLITIVALYFIFESKEAHQYSYELNEKIAFLNKTVSELEGESARKGNALDLVQLQLQESHSMLNRYREELSQYVLLNENFVLQGGAVQRVDDSPTSRAIERELTFARTQLQKVATRVLDIEDQLGLSHSSSVKSASQLTVDDVYAKIDSVQMEIGVREDLAKELPVSFPTEGRITSRYGARVHPITGRPSFHAGYDIANVEGTPIYTPAPGVVSRAGYDNLAGNYLEIRHQHGFTTRYIHLSERLVERGDKVLGGQKIAEMGNTGRSTASHLHYEVHYKGRHVDPRSFLYSSILNLHTFFSYPEVKWRYSQLNEKHQQETTLTRAN, from the coding sequence ATGAGCAAAGTAAGACAAAGTATCGAGCGCCACCGCAAGCAGATGCAAAAGCGATTCACCAGTCAACCGCAGGTGGAGCGCTATATCTATCTTTCCACTTCATCCGGTCGTGGCGGAGTAGTTGAACGCCGCAAAATATCCCGTATGGCATGGATAGTGTTTATCTATTTGCTGCTTATAACCATAGTGGCTCTCTATTTTATATTTGAAAGCAAGGAAGCCCATCAATACTCCTACGAACTGAACGAGAAAATTGCCTTCCTGAATAAAACCGTTAGTGAGCTAGAAGGAGAAAGTGCCCGCAAGGGAAATGCCTTGGACTTGGTGCAGCTCCAACTTCAGGAGAGCCACTCTATGCTTAATCGCTACCGTGAGGAGCTTTCCCAATACGTTCTGCTAAACGAAAACTTTGTCCTGCAGGGTGGGGCGGTGCAACGCGTTGACGATTCTCCCACCAGCCGTGCCATCGAGCGTGAATTAACTTTTGCCCGAACCCAGCTGCAAAAAGTGGCAACCAGGGTTTTGGACATCGAAGATCAGCTGGGACTTTCCCACAGCTCATCGGTAAAAAGTGCCTCACAGCTTACAGTGGACGATGTTTACGCCAAAATCGACTCAGTACAAATGGAAATTGGCGTACGGGAAGATCTGGCCAAAGAGCTTCCTGTCTCTTTTCCAACAGAGGGGCGCATTACCAGTCGCTACGGCGCCAGGGTTCACCCCATCACTGGTCGTCCTTCTTTTCACGCCGGTTACGATATTGCCAATGTAGAGGGAACACCCATATACACACCAGCTCCTGGTGTCGTCTCACGAGCCGGGTATGATAACCTGGCTGGAAATTATCTTGAAATCCGGCACCAGCATGGATTTACCACCCGCTACATCCACCTGTCCGAACGACTGGTTGAGCGTGGAGATAAAGTACTTGGTGGCCAGAAAATAGCCGAAATGGGCAACACCGGGCGGTCTACCGCCTCACACTTGCACTACGAGGTACACTACAAGGGACGTCACGTAGACCCCCGCAGTTTCCTTTACAGCTCTATCCTTAATCTACACACATTCTTTTCATACCCGGAGGTAAAATGGCGATATTCTCAACTGAACGAGAAACATCAGCAGGAAACAACTCTCACCAGAGCGAATTGA